Part of the Pirellulales bacterium genome is shown below.
CGCAGCGCGGACGGCGCATGGACTGGGCCTGCCTACGATGGCGCCGTTTCCCACAGCCTTGCTCTCAACCGAATTCGCCGCGGATATATTCTTGCGTGTATTTTTCCTGCGGACTTTCGAAGACCTGCTTGCTGTCGCCGAACTCGACCAGGTAGCCGGTGCGGCCGCCTTGCGTCGTGTCGACATACAGAAAGCCGGTCTTGTCGGCCACGCGCTGCGCCTGCTGCAAATTGTGCGTTACGATCGCAATCGTGAATCGCTTCTTCAGCTCGGTCATCAGTTCTTCGATCTTGCGCGTGGCGATCGGATCGAGGGCGGAACAGGGTTCGTCCATCAGCAACACGGCGGGCTCGGTGGCGATCGCCCGGGCGATGCACAGCCGTTGTTGCTGGCCGCCCGAAAGCGCGAGCGCGCTTTTGTGCAGCTTGTCTTTCACTTCGTCCCACAAGGCCGCGCCGCGGAGGGCCGCTTCCACCCGTTCGGCCTTGTCGCCTTTGTATCCGTTGAGCCGCAGCCCGAACGAGACATTGCGATAGATGCTCATGGCGAAGGGGTTCGGCTGCTGGAAAACCATGCCGATATGCCGCCGCACGGCCACGGGATCGATCGTCGGACCATAGATGTCGTTGCCGCGAAAGTGGACGTGACCCTTGAAACGAAAACCGCGTACGAGGTCGTTCATGCGGTTCAAACATCGCAGCACCGTGCTCTTGCCGCAGCCCGACGGGCCGATAAACGCCGTCACCGATCCGCCCTGAATCGGGATATTCGTGTCGCGAACGGCTTTGAACGTGCCGTAGTAAAGCTCCTTGATGTCGCAATTGATGACCACATTGTTTTCCGAGGCATTGCCGTTCTTGTGGGCGATGCCGTTGCCGTTGGTTGCTTGAACTTGGATCATATGCCTGGATTCCGTGTTTGAACCAGTGAAGTCGATTTCGGTTTATCCGACGCGCCGCCGCGACAGACTTTGACCGATAAGATTGATCGCCAGAACCAGAACGACGAGGACCAACGAAGCGGCCCAGGCCATATCTTTAAGATTGTCGAACGGGCTGCCCGAGAAATTGTAGATCAGCACTGCGAGCGAGG
Proteins encoded:
- the pstB gene encoding phosphate ABC transporter ATP-binding protein PstB, with the protein product MIQVQATNGNGIAHKNGNASENNVVINCDIKELYYGTFKAVRDTNIPIQGGSVTAFIGPSGCGKSTVLRCLNRMNDLVRGFRFKGHVHFRGNDIYGPTIDPVAVRRHIGMVFQQPNPFAMSIYRNVSFGLRLNGYKGDKAERVEAALRGAALWDEVKDKLHKSALALSGGQQQRLCIARAIATEPAVLLMDEPCSALDPIATRKIEELMTELKKRFTIAIVTHNLQQAQRVADKTGFLYVDTTQGGRTGYLVEFGDSKQVFESPQEKYTQEYIRGEFG